Proteins found in one Labrus bergylta chromosome 8, fLabBer1.1, whole genome shotgun sequence genomic segment:
- the seh1l gene encoding nucleoporin SEH1 isoform X2: MFVARSIAADHKDLIHDVSYDFHGRRMATCSSDQSVKVWDKSENGEWHCTASWKTHSGSVWRVTWAHPEFGQVLASCSFDRTAAVWEEIVGESNDKQRGLSHWIKRTTLVDSRTSVTDVKFAPKHMGLMLTTCSADGVVRIYEAPDVMNLSQWSLQHEISCKLSCSCISWNPSSSRAHPPMFAVGSDDSNVTYGGKVQIYEYNENTRKYAKAETLMTVTDAVHDIAFAPNLGRSFHVLAIATKDVRIFKLVPMRKESVSAGPTKFEVQIVAQFDNHNSQVWRVSWNITSTLLASSGDDGCVRLWKANYMDNWKCTGILKGDGSPLTGSSGQPTAMSTVVGSSVQTSQNALNGMTAGRIGKRAPFAPPLRQLTSPKIYQHPAYY, translated from the exons ATGTTTGTAGCTCGTAGTATCGCTGCAGACCACAAAGATCTCATCCACGATGTGTCGTATGATTTCCACGGTCGCAGAATGGCGACTTGCTCCAGTGACCAAAGTGTGAAG GTTTGGGATAAAAGTGAGAATGGAGAGTGGCACTGCACAGCCAGCTGGAAG ACACACAGTGGATCAGTGTGGAGAGTAACGTGGGCTCATCCAGAATTTGGCCAGGTTCTGGCCTCCTGCTCCTTCGATAGGACAGCTGCTGTCTGGGAAGAGATTGTTGGGGAGTCCAATGACAAGCAGAGAGGACTGAGCCACTGG ATAAAGAGAACCACACTGGTGGACAGTAGAACTTCAGTGACTGATGTGAAGTTTGCTCCCAAACACATGGGCCTTATGCTGACCACCTGCTCTGCGGACGGAGTGGTGAGGATCTATGAGGCTCCTGACGTGATGAACCTGAGTCAGTGGTCCCTGCAGCACGAGATCTCTTGCaagctgagctgcagctgcaTCTCTTGGAACCCCTCGAG CTCTCGTGCCCACCCTCCAATGTTTGCCGTGGGCAGTGATGACAGCAACGTAACATATGGAGGGAAAGTTCAGATCTATGAGTATAATGAAAACACAAG gaaatatgCTAAAGCAGAGACCCTGATGACCGTTACCGATGCAGTCCATGACATCGCATTCGCTCCAAACCTGGGACGATCTTTCCACGTGCTCGCTATCGCAACGAAAGATGTCCGAATCTTTAAGCTGGTTCCTATGAG GAAGGAGAGCGTGTCTGCGGGGCCCACCAAGTTTGAAGTGCAGATTGTTGCCCAGTTTGACAACCACAACTCCCAGGTGTGGCGCGTCAGCTGGAACATCACCAGCACCCTACTGGCCTCTTCCGGGGATGACGGTTGTGTTCGCCTGTGGAAAG CAAACTACATGGACAACTGGAAATGCACAGGCATCCTGAAGGGGGACGGGAGCCCACTCACCGGCTCATCTGGCCAGCCGACAGCCATGAGCACTGTGGTGGGTTCCTCAGTTCAGACCTCCCAGAATGCCTTGAACGGGATGACTGCAGGAAG GATTGGCAAGAGAGCTCCCTTTGCCCCTCCCCTGCGGCAGCTGACCTCTCCAAAGATATACCAGCATCCTGCATATTACTAA
- the seh1l gene encoding nucleoporin SEH1 isoform X1 — translation MFVARSIAADHKDLIHDVSYDFHGRRMATCSSDQSVKVWDKSENGEWHCTASWKTHSGSVWRVTWAHPEFGQVLASCSFDRTAAVWEEIVGESNDKQRGLSHWIKRTTLVDSRTSVTDVKFAPKHMGLMLTTCSADGVVRIYEAPDVMNLSQWSLQHEISCKLSCSCISWNPSSSRAHPPMFAVGSDDSNVTYGGKVQIYEYNENTRKYAKAETLMTVTDAVHDIAFAPNLGRSFHVLAIATKDVRIFKLVPMRKESVSAGPTKFEVQIVAQFDNHNSQVWRVSWNITSTLLASSGDDGCVRLWKANYMDNWKCTGILKGDGSPLTGSSGQPTAMSTVVGSSVQTSQNALNGMTAGRYFFPPLDTPRAGTRCGHLLPPSSLIEHCDVEPIQPQLQALPHRLYSRALLPLPEAEGQ, via the exons ATGTTTGTAGCTCGTAGTATCGCTGCAGACCACAAAGATCTCATCCACGATGTGTCGTATGATTTCCACGGTCGCAGAATGGCGACTTGCTCCAGTGACCAAAGTGTGAAG GTTTGGGATAAAAGTGAGAATGGAGAGTGGCACTGCACAGCCAGCTGGAAG ACACACAGTGGATCAGTGTGGAGAGTAACGTGGGCTCATCCAGAATTTGGCCAGGTTCTGGCCTCCTGCTCCTTCGATAGGACAGCTGCTGTCTGGGAAGAGATTGTTGGGGAGTCCAATGACAAGCAGAGAGGACTGAGCCACTGG ATAAAGAGAACCACACTGGTGGACAGTAGAACTTCAGTGACTGATGTGAAGTTTGCTCCCAAACACATGGGCCTTATGCTGACCACCTGCTCTGCGGACGGAGTGGTGAGGATCTATGAGGCTCCTGACGTGATGAACCTGAGTCAGTGGTCCCTGCAGCACGAGATCTCTTGCaagctgagctgcagctgcaTCTCTTGGAACCCCTCGAG CTCTCGTGCCCACCCTCCAATGTTTGCCGTGGGCAGTGATGACAGCAACGTAACATATGGAGGGAAAGTTCAGATCTATGAGTATAATGAAAACACAAG gaaatatgCTAAAGCAGAGACCCTGATGACCGTTACCGATGCAGTCCATGACATCGCATTCGCTCCAAACCTGGGACGATCTTTCCACGTGCTCGCTATCGCAACGAAAGATGTCCGAATCTTTAAGCTGGTTCCTATGAG GAAGGAGAGCGTGTCTGCGGGGCCCACCAAGTTTGAAGTGCAGATTGTTGCCCAGTTTGACAACCACAACTCCCAGGTGTGGCGCGTCAGCTGGAACATCACCAGCACCCTACTGGCCTCTTCCGGGGATGACGGTTGTGTTCGCCTGTGGAAAG CAAACTACATGGACAACTGGAAATGCACAGGCATCCTGAAGGGGGACGGGAGCCCACTCACCGGCTCATCTGGCCAGCCGACAGCCATGAGCACTGTGGTGGGTTCCTCAGTTCAGACCTCCCAGAATGCCTTGAACGGGATGACTGCAGGAAG GTATTTCTTTCCCCCTCTGGATACTCCCAGAGCAGGGACCAGGTGTGGTCACCTGTtgcctccctcctccctcataGAGCACTGTGATGTTGAGCCCATTCAGCCTCAGCTACAAGCTCTTCCCCACAGACTCTATTCTAGAGCACTGCTGCCCTTACCAGAGGCAGAAGGGCAGTGA